The proteins below come from a single Triticum aestivum cultivar Chinese Spring chromosome 5D, IWGSC CS RefSeq v2.1, whole genome shotgun sequence genomic window:
- the LOC123120172 gene encoding altered inheritance of mitochondria protein 3 has protein sequence MGFDNECILNIQTLPGEYFCPVCRTLIYPNEALQAQCTHLYCKPCLAYVAATTQACPYDGYLVTEADSKSLVDSNKSLAETIGKVTVQCLYNKSGCQWQGNLSECNTHGAACAYGNSPVVCNRCGTQIVHRQVQEHAQLCPGVQPQTQQADGSLTQSSAATTQAVTQDPSAVSSVAPVAAPTAGTVTASALVTGSAGVTTTSTVAVAPFAGAPTSATQGQAVAPQIQTAEQYQQQLQYHQYYQQHYPGYNPYTQQYQQYGQYQQYTQPQTQVAPQNVAQVPAQPAPYAQPQFLQPSQPQHMVPNQSQNPQLQAPAVQPQPQQNPPLHSAPQIPQMQPQGDVQPIAHTQVGNQPFAMPATQAIASQVQPYVQPHPPHHQQAVTQQQPQMQYPPQQQHLQSQVQHQHPQVQQQSYPQPHVYHQPHPVAQSQNPSVHGVAGHQSYSQPQPAHQMPHGAAIQHPVHASHQQLVGPQHPALVHPPQGQFPLQGQQPSMLAPQGSQHTPQHQQHGHQAQRPPMHPSIPSQAPPQGFPLSTPVPPQTGQSYQQGMHSSQQHIHPQPFQPHGPQYMQQQQQQHVPTSTSRSTSYVATPHQFQESGKSESAANATGNAEVGDNTNGGGEYSGIKPESLGDKNVNGEQNDFSNIRKNAVQTGIGLGVADGLDKGKGKDESGVQESNSQSEASNISNDLEKGGSLQQASQKGQGALGSYVPQGMGRQRPSGPDTMLPQHMLHPGPVPCTQAQTNQMRPPSHSFPENVRPTVQQQLYGVYQSEMASRALAPNLPRPAPTRPDDGMIRPPMAGPLPGLHDTTMPPFAPENVGRPHPVGMRNGVGGEQLGNSRAFHEEGFNSSREHFRSLAPPYPGRYNVNPKDMEENMKQFPGPTHLDDDSFQRGPRPFDGFDSLPGRPPFPNKPGPYPIGFPEDLSRKPHSIVGHPDFVSPGAEFGHHRVDGMPRNPGSFVQGMTAGPGGLRKDQLGPGNLPGSRQHDFDNPGFPHTHFHPADIFLPRNLHGSEPLGHGQLHGIEPSGHRFQGHIHPDDPNFDDYSRHGFPQESGRFSSGGFFSSGDVGWCRICMFNCGSAEDLGLHVHTREHQQHAMDIVLKMKHDVAKRQKMNPGGPKSLNKKVAMKSNFHGSRR, from the exons ATGGGTTTCGATAATGAATGTATTCTGAATATACAAACTCTTCCTGGTGAATATTTTTGCCCTGTTTGTCGGACACTCATATACCCCAACGAAGCTCTGCAAGCTCAGTGCACACATCTCTACTGCAAACCTTGCTTGGCTTATGTAGCAGCAACCACACAAGCCTGCCCTTATGATGGTTACTTAGTGACGGAAGCTGATTCCAAG TCTCTGGTGGATTCAAATAAATCACTTGCTGAGACAATTGGTAAAGTTACAGTACAATGCCTGTACAACAAGAGTGGTTGCCAATGGCAAGGAAACCTGTCTGAATGCAACACACATGGTGCCGCTTGCGCCTATGGGAACTCACCAGTTGTTTGTAACCGTTGTGGTACTCAGATTGTACATCGTCAAGTGCAAGAACATGCTCAGCTTTGTCCT GGCGTGCAACCCCAAACACAACAGGCTGATGGTAGTCTTACACAGTCATCAGCTGCAACGACCCAGGCAGTCACCCAAGATCCTTCTGCAGTTTCCTCTGTGGCGCCTGTAGCAGCTCCTACAGCTGGAACTGTTACAGCTTCTGCACTGGTAACTGGTTCAGCTGGTGTGACCACAACAAGCACGGTTGCTGTGGCCCCTTTCGCAGGGGCACCTACTTCTGCTACTCAAGGTCAAGCAGTTGCACCACAAATTCAAACAGCTGAGCAGTACCAGCAGCAGCTCCAGTACCACCAGTACTACCAGCAGCATTACCCTGGCTACAATCCCTACACCCAGCAGTATCAACAGTATGGCCAATACCAACAGTACACACAACCTCAAACACAAGTGGCACCACAGAATGTTGCTCAAGTTCCTGCACAACCTGCTCCATATGCTCAGCCTCAATTCCTGCAGCCGTCACAGCCCCAACACATGGTGCCAAACCAGTCCCAGAATCCTCAACTCCAAGCACCAGCTGTTCAGCCACAGCCTCAGCAGAATCCACCATTGCATTCAGCGCCTCAAATTCCACAGATGCAACCACAAGGTGATGTACAACCTATAGCCCATACCCAAGTTGGTAATCAGCCATTTGCAATGCCTGCAACTCAAGCAATAGCCTCCCAGGTGCAGCCATATGTGCAACCTCATCCTCCACATCATCAGCAGGCTGTTACCCAGCAACAACCGCAAATGCAGTACCCACCTCAGCAGCAACATCTTCAATCTCAGGTACAGCACCAGCATCCACAAGTGCAGCAGCAATCGTACCCACAACCTCATGTCTATCATCAGCCTCATCCAGTTGCACAATCTCAGAACCCTTCAGTACATGGGGTAGCAGGTCATCAATCATATTCGCAGCCTCAGCCAGCACATCAGATGCCACATGGTGCTGCAATCCAGCACCCTGTACATGCATCTCACCAACAGTTAGTTGGTCCTCAGCATCCTGCACTTGTACACCCTCCTCAAGGTCAATTTCCGTTGCAAGGTCAACAGCCATCCATGCTGGCTCCTCAAGGTAGTCAGCATACCCCACAACATCAGCAACATGGGCATCAGGCTCAGCGGCCACCAATGCATCCCAGCATCCCTTCGCAGGCACCACCACAAGGATTTCCTCTCAGCACACCCGTTCCTCCACAAACAGGTCAATCATACCAGCAAGGAATGCACTCATCACAACAACATATACATCCTCAACCTTTCCAGCCCCATGGTCCACAATatatgcagcagcagcagcagcagcatgttCCAACCTCGACTAGCAGGTCTACGAGTTATGTTGCAACACCGCATCAGTTCCAAGAATCAGGAAAGTCAGAAAGTGCAGCTAATGCTACTGGCAATGCTGAAGTAGGTGATAATACAAATGGAGGCGGTGAATATTCTGGCATAAAGCCAGAATCGCTGGGTGATAAAAATGTGAATGGGGAGCAGAATGATTTTAGTAATATCAGAAAAAATGCGGTACAAACTGGCATTGGATTGGGCGTTGCAGATGGTTTAGACAAAGGCAAAGGAAAGGATGAGTCTGGTGTCCAGGAAAGTAATTCACAGTCTGAAGCTTCAAATATATCCAATGATCTTGAGAAAGGAGGATCATTGCAGCAGGCATCACAGAAAGGCCAGGGAGCACTGGGTTCCTATGTGCCCCAAGGCATGGGCCGACAGCGTCCATCCGGACCTGATACCATGCTTCCTCAGCATATGCTCCATCCTGGTCCTGTGCCATGTACGCAAGCCCAGACGAATCAAATGAGGCCACCTAGTCATAGTTTTCCTGAAAATGTCCGGCCTACAGTGCAGCAACAACTATATGGTGTATATCAATCTGAAATGGCATCAAGGGCGCTTGCACCAAACCTTCCGCGGCCTGCACCCACCAGACCTGATGATGGCATGATTCGACCGCCCATGGCTGGACCCTTGCCTGGACTTCATGACACAACTATGCCTCCTTTTGCTCCAGAAAATGTCGGCCGACCACATCCTGTTG GAATGAGAAATGGTGTTGGCGGAGAGCAGCTAGGAAATTCCAGGGCTTTCCACGAAGAAGGGTTCAATTCTTCACGGGAACATTTCAGGTCATTGGCGCCACCATATCCTGGCAGATACAATGTCAACCCTAAAGATATGGAAGAGAATATGAAGCAATTTCCAGGACCAACTCATCTTGATGATGACAGTTTTCAGAGAGGCCCAAGGCCTTTTGATGGTTTCGATTCATTACCTGGAAGGCCTCCATTCCCAAACAAGCCAGGCCCATATCCTATAGGCTTCCCTGAAGATTTATCAAGGAAGCCCCATTCAATTGTTGGCCATCCTGACTTTGTGTCACCTGGTGCAGAATTTGGCCATCACAGGGTTGATGGAATGCCTAGAAACCCAG GTTCATTTGTTCAAGGGATGACAGCTGGTCCTGGAGGTCTTCGTAAGGACCAACTAGGCCCTGGCAACCTTCCAGGGAGTAGACAGCATGATTTTGACAATCCAGGGTTCCCTCATACACATTTCCACCCTGCTGATATTTTTCTTCCAAGAAATCTTCATGGTTCTGAACCCCTTGGGCATGGTCAATTGCATGGAATTGAACCTTCTGGCCACCGGTTCCAAGGACACATACATCCAGATGATCCAAACTTTGATGACTATTCTCGACATGGTTTTCCACAAGAATCTGGCCGCTTCAGTTCG GGTGGTTTCTTCAGTAGTGGAGATGTTGGTTGGTGCCGGATATGCATGTTTAACTGTGGGAGTGCAGAGGACCTTGGTCTACATGTGCATACAAGAGAACATCAGCAGCATGCAATGGACATTGTTCTGAAAATGAAGCATGATGTTGCGAAGCGACAGAAAAT GAATCCTGGAGGCCCCAAGTCATTAAACAAAAAAGTAGCCATGAAGAGCAACTTCCATGGAAGTAGGCGTTAG